From the Streptomyces sp. NBC_01216 genome, the window ACTTCCACCGTCGCCGACTCACCTGCGGCGGTCCGGTGTCCCTGCCGCCTCGATGGATTCGACGCGCGTCTTCGGGAGCGTGGAGGCGAGCGACGGCGGCGAAGCGGTGCTCGGGCCGACCGCGTCGAACTGCTTCCGGGCAGGAGGCGATGGTCTCGTCATGCCTGGTGGGCGCGGTCGAATTCGGCGGGCGGATCGATGCCACCATCATCCGAGGCCAGGCGACTGCGGAACCGTGCCGGGCGACCGAGCCGCGTCAGGAGCCGTCACGGTCGTCAATCCGGTGCCCTCGCCGCGCTCGGCGACAGGGAGAGGACGGGAGAGGAACGGACTACGGCCCTGCGACGGGCGGACGGGTACTCCGCCGCCGGTCCTTCCGGGTGCTCGCACTGCTCGTCCTCGTGCTGTTCGGGGGCGGGTCCGCCTTCGCCGGCTCGCTGCTCGACAGGGTCTACAAGACGTCGGACAAGGCGGCTGCAGAGCTCAGGAAGCACCACAAGCGGCGACGACGTGCGCCTGGGGCGGACGGCCCGATGCGGCGCAGCCTGGTTGCCGATGCCGTGGCGGAGGTGATGCTCCTGTCAGCAGTCGTCCGCGCGGCATGTGCTGTGGCTCTCCGCTAGGCCGTCTGGCGTGGATCACCGAGCGGACCAGAGGAGACGCCCGCGATGTGGAGTCCGTCCAGGTGGATCGTCGCGGGCTTCCCGTGGCGATGCCCTGCCCCGCCACCGGTCGCGTTCGACGTGTTGGGCTGCTTGTGTGCCTCGCGGTCGGAGGAGGCCCGCTGGCGAGCGGTCGACGCATCCCACCCCGTCGCCCTGGTCCGGGCCGGCCTCCGCTTCGAACGCCCCGAGGCTCACGCGGCATGAACGGGATGCCATCATCTGCCGATGACCAGTGCTAAGGACACAGTCCACCAGTTCCTGCTGCAGGTGCGATCGGGGCTGCATCCTGACCGGGCCCACCGCTTCATGGCCGGCCTGGTCCGGGCCCACCAGATCGTCTCGGAGGCGCCGGTGGTCGTGGAGCGGACACCGCAGCAGTACGCCGAGCACGTCCAGGAGATGCTCGACGCCTACGGCGCCTTCGCCCTGACCGTGGACGAACTCATCGCCGACGGCGATCGCGTCTACGCCCGTTGGACTCAGATCGGACAGCATGTCGGATCCGTCGATCACTTTCCGCCGACCGGTGCGCAGATCACCGCGATGACCAGTGCGGTCTATCGAGTCGAGGACGGCCTGATCGTCGAGTACTGGATTCAGATCGACCGGCACGGAATCACAGCCCAGTTGGAGAGAGCCGCTGCCGAGCGCTGAACCAAACGCGACGGATGCGGCCCGGACCCGCACCAAGTCCGCAGTTGTCGGCGCATGGCTGGTACCGGCACATCACCCTGGCCCTGCTCGCGCACACCTTGCCGGCTGTCACGGCGCACCGGCCGACCCAAGAGATCGTCCGTGTCCCCATATCCTGCGGGGCTGAAGGGTGTGCGGACAGAGAGACTCTCTGCAGACAAACAAGCCCCAGGTCGCTGACCTGGGGCTTTGTCGTGGAGCGGATGACGGGAATCGAACCCGCGCTATAAGCTTGGGAATCACCGTCGCTCAGACCGGCCTTATGGCGTCTGACCTGGGAATATGGCGTGTGATCGGCTGTGCCGAGACGGTTCTGAGAACCCGTGGTGACCGCTGTTCACCGCGTTGATGGGCACGGATGGGGCACGCGTCCGTTGGCCTGGGTCGTGCGGCACATCCCCGGCCTCGGTGGTTGCGCCTTGCCTCCTGAAAGTGTGAGGCTTGACGCAAGGGGGTCTAGGCAGGAGACTGCTTGCGTGTTCCCTCCTGATTTCGTGAGGGGAGGCGCAAGGGGATGGTCATGGAACTGCTGTCGGTGAAAGAGGCTGCGGCCCTGCTCGGGGTGGATGATTCCCGTGTCCGTCAGTTGCTGCATGACGGGAAGCTGCAAGGGCAGCGAGTCGGTGGTCGTTGGCTGGTTGCCGGGGATGGTGTCCGGGATCGCAAGGACCGGAGCCCTCGTTCGCGGAGACCGCTGTCGGCCCGCAATGCGTGGGGCGTTCTGGCGATGCTGGACGGCCATCAGCCGGTGAGCCTGTCCGATGCCGAGAAGTCCCGGGTGAGGACGCGGTTGCGGAACCTCCCTGCCCACGGGCGACTAGGTCCGGCCCTGCTCCAGGAGCTTCTTGCCGCCCGCGCCGAGGTTCGCTCGTACCGCGTTCATCCAGGCGTACTGCCGGTTCTGCTCGCCGCTCAGGATGTGGTGAGGGGGGGAGTGAGCGCCGCGGCGCAGGTGGGGGCGGACTACATCGCTCTCGGCCGTGCGGAGATCTACGCGCATCCCGACAGGGTCGACAGGCTGGAAGCTGAGTTCGGCATGGTCCGTGATGAAGAGCGGGGCAATGTCTCGGTCCGAATCCCCCCGGCGGAGATGTGGTCGTTCCTCTGCTCAAGGTCTGAGACGCCTGGGCAGGGCCATGACGCCCCCGCCTCAGTAGTGGCGGCCGACTTGCTGGACCGCCACGAGGGCCGAGCCGCCGCTGCCGCAGCTGGGTTGCTTGAGCCTCTGCTGACTCGCTACGCACAGCCTCGGAGGGTGTGATCATGGCAGCCGATCTGCCCGACGTGCGACTGGAGTCGGACCTGTTCACCGGTCCACTGGTGGAGTTGTGGGGCGTGCTGTTCGACCTTTCGGAGCAGGTACCGGATGCCTGGTCGCTGATCGGTGGGCAGATGGTGCTCCTGCACGGCCTGGAGCACGGTCGGACCCCACCGGCGGCGAGCGCCGACCTGGATGTCCTGGCTGACGTGCAGTCGGACCAGCAGAGCTTGCGCCGTTTGGTCGCGGCGCTGGAACGGCTCGGGTTCTCCCCCGCCGGCATGTCGCCGCAGGGCAACCTGTTGCACCGCTATCAGCGTGGTGTGGAGCCGCAGCGGTTGGTGGTGGATCTGCTGGCGCCCGACAACCTCGGCCCCCGTGCAGACCTCACGACGACGCCGCCCGGCCGCACACTTGAGGTGCCGGGCGGCCGGCAGGCCGCGCAGAGAACCGAGGCTGTGAGTGTGCGACTGGGGCCGCGGACCGGCCGGATTCGTCGCCCCAGCCTGTTGGGGGCGATCGTGGCGAAGGCTGCGGCGGTGAGCATCAAGACCGCTTCACCGGAGCGCCACTACCGCGATCTGGCGTTCTTGCTCTCGTTGCCCGCCAATCCGCTGCAACTCAGAGATCAACTCGACAAGGGCGACCGTAAGAAGCTCGCGTTCGCGAAAACTCTGCACGATTCGCAGCATGCCGCGTGGCGTCAACTGCCCGACGAGAGTGTGAGGGCTGACGGCCAGGCCATGTACGCATTCTTGTCTCCGTCTCCGTCTCCGTCTCTGTCTCCGTCTCCGTGACGTGAGGGCGCCCGAGCGCCCGTGACCTCGTCGCCGTCGAGGCGGTGCGCAAGTGGTGCAGGACTCCAGGATCGGTCTAGACAACAACTAAGCCCCAGGTCGCTGACCTGGGGCTTAGTTCAAGAGCGGATGACGGGAATCGAACCCGCGCTACAAGCTTGGGAATCACCCGGCGCTTGGGTGTGCATATGGATTCTGAGCTGGGTGAACGTTCGGCCGAGGTCCCGTCTTGGCTGCTGTTGACCGCTCCTGCTGGCATGTTGTGCCACGGTCTCCCCCGCTGGCGTCAGGGGGATGGGGAGCGGGCGGTGGCGAGGATGCGGCCGCATGTGTGTCACCGCGCCTTGCGGGACCACTGCCGGCGGTAGGGCGTGACGCTGGGGTCGTACGCGCACGTGACCAACGCCCCGTTGGCGGCCCGCAGTATGCGTCCCCGGTCAGGCGCCACGGCCGCGGGCGGGTGCTACTGGGGGAGAGGGACGGAGGGGAAGTCGAGCTCGGTGCGGCCGACGGAGTTGAAGTAGTTGGTGAATATGTTGAGGGCGACCGCGCCGATGATCTCGCCGATCTCGCCGTCGCCGTAGCCCGCGGTGCGGACGGCCTCGATGTCCGCGTCGGCGACGAAGCCCTTGTGGCGGACGACGGCGCGGGCGAACCGCAGCGCGGCGGCGACCTTGGGGTCAGCTGCCTCGGCGCGACCTCCGGCGGCGAGGTCCGCGGTGCTGACACCTGCCTTGGCGCCGAGGACGTGATGGGCCGCGTAGCAGTACTCGCAGGAGTTCTCCACGGCGGTGACGAGGGCGATCTGCTCACGGACCGCGGCGGAGAGGTGCCCCTTGGCCAGGGCGCCGCCGAAGGAGAGGTACGCGTCCAGGACGGCCGGCGAGGAGGCCATCGCCCGCATCATGTTGGGCGTCGCGCCCAGGGCGCGCTCGACCCGGTCGAGCTGGGCCTTGGCGGCGGGGGTGGCGGTGTCCGGGTCGACGGTGGACAGGCGAGACATGAGCATGCTCCTTCGGGCGGCGGCCGAGTCCGACCGCACGTCAGTTTGTTGGCAGTGCCAAGAACTGTTGGCGCTGCCAAATATAGTTGGCTCTGCCTAGAATGCAAGCCGGAGTTGAGAACGGTCCGGCTCGGTGTTCGGTCAAATGGTCATGAAGGAGGTTCATCGTGGGTGATATGCCTGGGCTGTCCCCCAGCGAGCAACTGCTCATCGGGCTTAGCCGACTTGGCCAGGCGGTCCGGTTGAGCGCATGGCACAACGCAGGGCCGACGAAGCTCACCCCGCTGCAGTCCGACATCCTGCTGTTCCTGGACGGTGACCGCCGGCCCCGCCGGCAGGGCGAGATCGTCTCGGCTCTGGCCTCCACCGCGCCGACCGTCAGCGACGCCGTGCGCGCCCTGGCGGGAAAGCGCCTGGTCGACCGTCAGCGCGACCCTGTCGACTCACGCGCCATCACTCTTGTCCTGACCGAGACCGGACGGACCGAGGCCGCTCGGCTCGCCACCATCCCCGAGCCACTGCGCGCGGCGCTCGACGGACTCGGCGAGGAGGATGTCGCCGCAATGCTGCGCGGAACGACCAGCATGATCCGGATCCTCCAGCAGTGGCACGCGATCCCGGTCTCCCGTACCTGCGTCACCTGCCGGTTCTACCGTCCCGACGCCCACCCTGGCGATCTCCGTACCCCGCACCACTGCGCCTTCGTGGATGCCGCGTTCGGGGACGTCGACCTCCGGCTCGACTGCCCCGACCACCAAACGGCCGACGGCTGACTTGATCCCTGGACTCGGATCCCGAACGAGTCGGGACCGACTAGGTACTGAGCGTTTTCCAACCTCATGCTGATGCGTGGTGAAGGACGAGTACGGCCTTCACGACGTCGGTGATTCGGTTGGTGCTGCAGCGGAGCTTCCGCAGGAGGCGCCACCCCTTGAGGGTGGCCATGGCCTGCTCGCCGAGGCAGC encodes:
- a CDS encoding ester cyclase; the protein is MTSAKDTVHQFLLQVRSGLHPDRAHRFMAGLVRAHQIVSEAPVVVERTPQQYAEHVQEMLDAYGAFALTVDELIADGDRVYARWTQIGQHVGSVDHFPPTGAQITAMTSAVYRVEDGLIVEYWIQIDRHGITAQLERAAAER
- a CDS encoding carboxymuconolactone decarboxylase family protein yields the protein MSRLSTVDPDTATPAAKAQLDRVERALGATPNMMRAMASSPAVLDAYLSFGGALAKGHLSAAVREQIALVTAVENSCEYCYAAHHVLGAKAGVSTADLAAGGRAEAADPKVAAALRFARAVVRHKGFVADADIEAVRTAGYGDGEIGEIIGAVALNIFTNYFNSVGRTELDFPSVPLPQ
- a CDS encoding MarR family winged helix-turn-helix transcriptional regulator yields the protein MPGLSPSEQLLIGLSRLGQAVRLSAWHNAGPTKLTPLQSDILLFLDGDRRPRRQGEIVSALASTAPTVSDAVRALAGKRLVDRQRDPVDSRAITLVLTETGRTEAARLATIPEPLRAALDGLGEEDVAAMLRGTTSMIRILQQWHAIPVSRTCVTCRFYRPDAHPGDLRTPHHCAFVDAAFGDVDLRLDCPDHQTADG